From one Streptomyces sp. N50 genomic stretch:
- a CDS encoding ATP-binding cassette domain-containing protein: MASNESGTHGAILEDSAPSEADAPIVQLRNAGKSYGNVRALHGVDLAVRPGQVTCVLGDNGAGKSTLIKIISGLHQHTEGEFLVDGGPVHFTTPRQALDRGIATVYQDLAVVPLMPVWRNFFLGSEMTKGPWPVRRLDIERMKKTADEELRNMGIVLDNLDQPIGTLSGGQRQCVAIARAVYFGARVLILDEPTAALGVKQSGVVLKYVAAARERGLGVIFITHNPHHAYMVGDHFSVLRLGTMELSAERSEITLEELTNHMAGGTELAALKHELSQVRGVDVEELPDAKSLKAPVAASPEGTA; this comes from the coding sequence ATGGCAAGCAACGAATCCGGCACTCACGGCGCCATCCTCGAAGACAGCGCGCCGAGCGAAGCGGACGCGCCGATCGTCCAACTGCGCAACGCGGGCAAGTCCTACGGCAACGTCCGCGCCCTGCACGGCGTCGACCTCGCCGTCCGCCCCGGCCAGGTCACCTGTGTCCTCGGCGACAACGGCGCGGGCAAGTCCACGCTGATCAAAATCATCTCCGGCCTGCACCAGCACACCGAGGGCGAGTTCCTCGTCGACGGCGGACCCGTGCACTTCACCACCCCGCGCCAGGCGTTGGACCGCGGCATCGCGACGGTCTACCAGGACCTGGCCGTCGTGCCGCTGATGCCGGTGTGGCGCAACTTCTTCCTCGGTTCCGAGATGACGAAGGGCCCCTGGCCCGTGCGCCGTCTCGACATCGAGCGGATGAAGAAGACCGCGGACGAGGAACTGCGGAACATGGGCATCGTCCTGGACAACCTGGACCAGCCCATCGGCACGCTGTCGGGTGGCCAGCGCCAGTGTGTGGCGATCGCCCGCGCCGTCTACTTCGGGGCGCGTGTCCTGATCCTGGACGAGCCGACAGCCGCCCTGGGCGTCAAGCAGTCCGGTGTGGTGCTGAAGTACGTGGCCGCGGCTCGTGAACGCGGCCTCGGCGTCATCTTCATCACGCACAACCCGCACCACGCCTACATGGTCGGCGACCACTTCAGCGTCCTGCGTCTGGGCACGATGGAGTTGTCGGCGGAGCGCAGCGAGATCACCCTCGAAGAGCTCACCAACCACATGGCAGGCGGCACCGAACTCGCCGCGCTCAAGCACGAGTTGTCCCAGGTACGCGGTGTCGATGTCGAGGAGCTCCCCGACGCGAAGTCCCTGAAGGCGCCGGTGGCCGCGTCTCCCGAAGGGACCGCCTGA